A single window of Streptomyces aquilus DNA harbors:
- a CDS encoding DEAD/DEAH box helicase yields the protein MIVLLSVGPGTLESTMTEDLSPAERYAAARLRAAEQATALAGFREMYDFGLDPFQIEACQALEAGKGVLVAAPTGSGKTIVGEFAVHLALQQGKKCFYTTPIKALSNQKYADLCRRYGADKVGLLTGDNSVNSEAPVVVMTTEVLRNMLYAGSQTLLGLGYVVMDEVHYLSDRFRGAVWEEVIIHLPESVTLVSLSATVSDAEEFGDWLDTVRGDTEVIVSEHRPVPLFQHVLAGRRMYDLFEEGEGQKKAVNPDLTRLARMEAQRPSYQDRRRGRAMREADRERERRQRSRVWTPGRPEVIERLDAEGLLPAITFIFSRAACEAAVQQCLYAGLRLNDDEARAKVRDLVEERTASIPTEDLHVLGYYEWLEGLERGIAAHHAGMLPTFKEVVEELFVRGLVKAVFATETLALGINMPARSVVLEKLVKWNGEQHADITPGEYTQLTGRAGRRGIDVEGHAVVLWQRGMSPEHLAGLAGTRTYPLRSSFKPSYNMAVNLVEQFGRHRSRELLETSFAQFQADKSVVGISRQVQRNEEGLEGYKESMTCHLGDFEEYARLRRELKDRETELARQGVNQRRAEAATALEKLKPGDVIHVPTGKYAGLALVLDPGLPAGRSNGHRGFEQHDGPRPLVLTAERQVKRLASMDFPVPVEALDRMRIPKSFNPRSPQSRRDLASALRTKAGHIPPERARKKRAQAADDREIARLRTALRAHPCHGCDDREDHARWAERYHRLLRDTSQLERRIEGRTNTIARTFDRIVALLTELDYLRADEVTEHGKRLARLYGELDLLASECLRAGVWEGLAPAELAACVSALVYEARVGDDAMAPKVPSGKAKAALGEMVRIWGRLDALEEDFRITQTEGVGQREPDLGFAWAAYMWASGKGLDEVLREAEMPAGDFVRWCKQVIDVLGQISAAAPAREGSSVAKAARKAVDQLLRGVVAYSSVG from the coding sequence ATGATCGTCCTGTTGTCAGTGGGGCCCGGTACGCTCGAAAGCACGATGACAGAGGACCTCTCACCGGCCGAGCGGTATGCGGCTGCCCGTCTGCGGGCTGCCGAGCAGGCCACCGCGCTCGCGGGCTTCCGCGAGATGTACGACTTCGGCCTCGACCCCTTCCAGATCGAGGCCTGCCAGGCGCTCGAGGCGGGGAAGGGCGTGCTGGTGGCTGCCCCCACCGGCTCCGGCAAGACGATCGTGGGCGAGTTCGCCGTCCACCTCGCCCTGCAACAGGGCAAGAAGTGCTTCTACACGACACCCATCAAGGCGCTGTCGAACCAGAAGTACGCCGACCTGTGCCGCCGTTACGGCGCCGACAAGGTCGGTCTGCTCACCGGCGACAACAGCGTCAACTCCGAGGCTCCGGTGGTCGTGATGACCACCGAGGTGCTGCGGAACATGCTGTACGCGGGCTCCCAGACCCTCCTCGGCCTCGGTTACGTGGTCATGGACGAGGTGCACTACCTCTCCGACCGTTTCCGTGGCGCCGTATGGGAAGAGGTGATCATTCACCTGCCGGAGTCCGTGACTCTGGTGTCCCTGTCGGCGACCGTGTCCGACGCCGAGGAGTTCGGCGACTGGCTCGACACCGTCCGCGGCGACACCGAGGTGATCGTCTCCGAGCACCGGCCCGTGCCGCTGTTCCAGCACGTGCTCGCCGGGCGGCGGATGTACGACCTGTTCGAGGAGGGCGAGGGCCAGAAGAAGGCCGTCAACCCCGACCTCACGCGGCTGGCCCGCATGGAGGCCCAGCGGCCCTCGTACCAGGACCGCAGACGCGGCCGGGCGATGCGCGAGGCCGACCGGGAGCGGGAGCGCAGACAGCGCTCGCGCGTGTGGACCCCGGGCCGTCCCGAGGTCATCGAGCGGCTCGACGCCGAGGGGCTGCTGCCCGCCATCACGTTCATCTTCAGCCGGGCGGCCTGCGAAGCGGCCGTACAGCAGTGCCTGTACGCCGGACTGCGGCTCAACGACGACGAGGCGCGGGCCAAGGTCCGTGACCTGGTCGAGGAGCGCACCGCCTCCATCCCGACCGAGGACCTGCACGTCCTCGGGTACTACGAGTGGCTGGAAGGCCTGGAGCGCGGCATCGCGGCCCACCACGCGGGCATGCTGCCGACGTTCAAGGAGGTCGTCGAGGAACTCTTCGTACGCGGCCTGGTGAAGGCCGTGTTCGCGACCGAGACCCTCGCCCTGGGCATCAACATGCCCGCCCGGTCGGTGGTGTTGGAGAAGCTCGTCAAGTGGAACGGCGAGCAGCATGCCGACATCACGCCCGGCGAGTACACCCAGCTGACCGGTCGTGCGGGCCGGCGTGGCATCGACGTCGAGGGCCATGCCGTGGTGCTGTGGCAGCGCGGGATGAGCCCGGAGCACCTGGCCGGACTGGCCGGTACGCGCACGTATCCGCTGCGGTCCAGCTTCAAGCCGTCGTACAACATGGCGGTCAACCTGGTCGAGCAGTTCGGGCGGCACCGGTCCAGGGAGCTGCTGGAGACGTCGTTCGCGCAGTTCCAGGCCGACAAGTCGGTCGTGGGCATCTCGCGGCAGGTGCAGCGCAACGAGGAGGGTCTTGAGGGCTACAAGGAGTCCATGACCTGCCACCTCGGCGACTTCGAGGAGTACGCGCGACTGCGGCGCGAACTGAAGGACCGCGAGACCGAGTTGGCCCGGCAGGGCGTCAACCAGCGGCGCGCCGAGGCCGCCACGGCGCTGGAGAAGCTGAAGCCGGGGGATGTCATCCATGTCCCGACGGGCAAGTACGCCGGTCTGGCCCTGGTGTTGGACCCGGGGCTGCCCGCCGGGCGGTCCAACGGGCACCGGGGGTTCGAGCAGCATGACGGGCCCCGGCCGCTGGTGCTGACCGCCGAGCGGCAGGTCAAGCGGCTGGCGTCGATGGACTTCCCCGTGCCGGTCGAGGCGTTGGACCGGATGCGGATCCCGAAGTCCTTCAACCCGCGCTCGCCTCAGTCGCGTCGGGACCTGGCCTCCGCCCTGCGGACCAAGGCCGGGCACATTCCGCCGGAGCGGGCCCGCAAGAAGCGGGCGCAGGCCGCCGACGACCGTGAGATCGCCCGGCTGCGGACCGCGCTCCGGGCGCATCCATGCCACGGGTGCGACGACCGGGAGGACCATGCGCGGTGGGCCGAGCGGTATCACCGGCTGCTGCGGGACACCTCGCAGCTGGAGCGGCGCATCGAGGGGCGTACCAACACCATCGCTCGGACCTTTGACCGGATCGTGGCGCTGCTGACCGAGCTGGACTATCTGCGGGCCGACGAGGTCACCGAGCACGGCAAGCGGCTGGCGCGGCTCTACGGCGAGCTCGATCTGCTGGCCAGTGAGTGTCTGCGGGCCGGGGTCTGGGAGGGGCTCGCTCCTGCGGAGCTTGCCGCGTGCGTATCCGCTCTGGTGTACGAGGCGCGGGTCGGTGACGACGCCATGGCGCCGAAGGTGCCGTCCGGCAAGGCGAAGGCCGCGCTGGGGGAGATGGTGCGGATCTGGGGGCGGCTGGATGCCCTTGAGGAGGACTTCCGGATCACGCAGACCGAGGGTGTCGGGCAGCGTGAGCCGGATCTCGGGTTCGCCTGGGCCGCGTACATGTGGGCCAGTGGGAAGGGGCTCGACGAGGTCCTTCGGGAGGCTGAGATGCCGGCCGGGGACTTCGTGCGGTGGTGCAAGCAGGTGATCGATGTGCTGGGGCAGATTTCTGCTGCGGCGCCGGCGAGGGAAGGGTCTTCCGTGGCCAAGGCTGCGCGCAAGGCGGTTGATCAGTTGCTGCGGGGGGTTGTGGCCTACTCGTCGGTGGGGTGA
- a CDS encoding diacylglycerol kinase, translated as MTSEITLFVNPTAGRGRGAHAAQPAASALRAAGFSVRTVLGQNAGDALTRARAAVADGTGALIAVGGDGMAHLALQAVAGTRTPLGLVAVGTGNDLARALGLPIRDPAAAGRRIADALKGGELPDIDLGQVGDRWFGTVLASGFDSRVNDRGNRLRWPTGRFKYDLAMIAELAAFKPFPYRIRLDDGEVREIEATLVAVGNGSSYGGGMRICPGADLTDGLFDITVVGDCGRATLLRVFPSVYRGTHVDHPKVTVHRAAKVEIGAAGITGYADGEPLGPLPLTARCVRGAVRVAGL; from the coding sequence GTGACCAGCGAGATCACCCTCTTCGTCAACCCCACCGCGGGTCGCGGCCGGGGCGCCCACGCGGCGCAGCCGGCCGCTTCCGCGTTGCGGGCGGCCGGTTTCTCCGTACGCACGGTGCTCGGGCAGAACGCCGGGGACGCCCTCACGCGCGCGCGTGCCGCCGTCGCGGACGGCACCGGCGCGCTGATCGCCGTCGGCGGCGACGGCATGGCGCACCTCGCGCTCCAGGCCGTCGCCGGCACCCGCACCCCGCTCGGCCTGGTCGCCGTGGGCACCGGCAACGACCTCGCCCGCGCCCTGGGCCTGCCGATCCGGGACCCGGCCGCCGCGGGACGGCGGATCGCCGACGCCCTCAAGGGCGGCGAGCTGCCCGACATCGACCTCGGGCAGGTGGGCGACCGTTGGTTCGGCACCGTCCTCGCCTCCGGCTTCGACTCCCGCGTCAACGACCGCGGCAATCGCCTGCGATGGCCCACGGGCCGCTTCAAGTACGACCTCGCCATGATCGCCGAACTGGCCGCGTTCAAGCCCTTCCCGTACCGGATCAGGCTCGACGACGGCGAGGTCCGCGAGATCGAGGCGACCCTGGTGGCGGTCGGCAACGGATCGTCGTACGGCGGCGGCATGCGGATCTGCCCCGGCGCGGACCTCACCGACGGGCTGTTCGACATCACCGTGGTCGGCGACTGCGGCCGGGCCACCCTGCTCAGGGTGTTCCCGAGCGTGTACCGGGGCACCCACGTCGACCATCCCAAGGTCACCGTGCACCGGGCCGCGAAGGTCGAGATCGGCGCGGCGGGGATCACCGGCTACGCGGACGGGGAGCCGCTCGGGCCGTTGCCGCTGACCGCGCGCTGTGTGCGGGGCGCGGTGCGGGTCGCGGGGCTCTGA
- the tatC gene encoding twin-arginine translocase subunit TatC encodes MLKSARKEEKDPEGRMPLADHLRELRNRLAKALLAIVIVTIVAAFFYNDIINFLTKPILDSIGCQQSFAELAKAGASDDSKVKCARITINGLLAPFNLALQVSLMAGVVIASPIWLYQLWAFVAPGLHRHEKKYAYAFVFTGAPLFLGGAYFAYAVLPTTAKVLIDFTPNGSIDNLLPLDDLLQLVTRMVIVFGLSFELPLLLVFLNLTGIITGKRMLGWWRGMIMGITVFAAVATPSTDPLSMLALAGPIWVLYFGATLFSLLNDKRRRRREAEGPADDEASDLDLTPEDIGEVETVSASRALPEQSTTERVNGYDDVT; translated from the coding sequence TTGCTGAAGTCTGCCCGCAAAGAGGAGAAGGATCCCGAGGGGCGGATGCCCCTTGCGGATCACCTTCGTGAGCTTCGCAACCGGCTCGCGAAGGCGCTGCTGGCCATCGTCATCGTCACGATCGTCGCCGCCTTCTTCTACAACGACATCATCAACTTCCTGACGAAGCCGATCCTGGACTCGATCGGTTGTCAGCAGAGTTTCGCGGAACTCGCCAAGGCAGGGGCTTCCGACGACTCCAAGGTGAAGTGCGCCCGGATCACCATCAACGGTCTGCTGGCGCCCTTCAATCTGGCCCTCCAGGTTTCGTTGATGGCCGGTGTCGTGATCGCCTCGCCGATCTGGTTGTACCAGCTCTGGGCGTTCGTCGCCCCGGGCCTGCACAGGCACGAGAAGAAGTACGCCTACGCCTTCGTCTTCACCGGTGCCCCGCTGTTCCTCGGCGGCGCCTACTTCGCGTACGCGGTGCTGCCCACCACCGCGAAGGTGCTGATCGACTTCACGCCCAACGGCAGCATCGACAACCTGCTGCCGCTCGACGATCTGCTCCAGCTCGTCACCCGCATGGTGATCGTCTTCGGTCTCTCCTTCGAGCTGCCCCTGCTGCTGGTCTTCCTCAACCTCACGGGGATCATCACCGGCAAGCGGATGCTCGGCTGGTGGCGCGGAATGATCATGGGAATCACCGTGTTCGCCGCCGTCGCGACGCCGAGCACGGACCCCCTGAGCATGCTCGCGCTGGCCGGCCCCATCTGGGTGCTGTACTTCGGCGCCACGCTGTTCTCCCTGCTCAACGACAAGCGCCGACGCCGCCGCGAGGCCGAGGGCCCCGCCGACGACGAGGCCTCCGACCTGGATCTCACCCCCGAGGACATCGGCGAGGTCGAGACGGTCTCCGCGAGCCGGGCGCTGCCCGAGCAGTCGACCACGGAGCGGGTCAACGGTTATGACGACGTGACCTGA
- the tatA gene encoding Sec-independent protein translocase subunit TatA, translated as MFGRLGAPEIILILVVIILLFGAKKLPDMARSLGKSARILKSEAKAMKDEGKTPAPADPPQQADDQAPAQRIIQAAPGDVTSSRPVTEPTDTTKR; from the coding sequence ATGTTCGGAAGGCTCGGCGCCCCCGAGATCATTCTCATCCTCGTCGTCATCATCCTGCTGTTCGGCGCGAAGAAGCTTCCCGACATGGCGCGCTCGCTCGGCAAGTCCGCCCGCATCCTCAAGAGCGAGGCGAAGGCGATGAAGGACGAGGGCAAGACCCCCGCCCCGGCCGACCCGCCGCAGCAGGCGGACGACCAGGCCCCGGCGCAGCGCATCATCCAGGCCGCTCCCGGCGACGTGACCAGCTCCCGCCCGGTCACCGAGCCGACGGACACGACCAAGCGCTGA
- a CDS encoding helix-turn-helix transcriptional regulator — translation MAGKPVRPVNAIDQTRRMLSLVTYLKERPGARVEDVARAFGITEDELVSDLDVLPMCGTSFRGGDLLDIDTDGERIWWHNPAALGEETAEPLRLAADEATALLVAARAVSTLPGLRESDRQALLRATAKVETAAGEQAGASSRLSVTFESEGGVFADVDRAISERRRLWIRYYSPARDELSEREIDPIRLVSVGHTYVEAWCRRSEARRTFRLDRVAEIKILDEPSAPPEIELRDLSEALVQPAAEDPEVVVEVGPGGRWVAEYYPHDSADELPDGGLRITLRTPDPASLRRLALRLGRDGRIVSPSGLADSARQAAREALAAYDGVEVRDDVRYDRQEQGL, via the coding sequence GTGGCAGGCAAACCGGTCAGGCCCGTCAACGCCATCGACCAGACCCGGCGGATGCTGTCCCTGGTGACGTATCTGAAGGAGCGTCCCGGCGCCCGCGTCGAGGACGTCGCCCGGGCCTTCGGCATCACCGAGGACGAACTGGTCTCCGACCTCGACGTGCTGCCCATGTGCGGCACCAGCTTCCGCGGCGGTGACCTCCTCGACATCGACACCGACGGCGAGCGCATCTGGTGGCACAACCCGGCCGCCCTCGGCGAGGAGACCGCCGAGCCGCTCAGGCTCGCCGCCGACGAGGCCACCGCGCTGCTCGTCGCCGCCCGCGCGGTCTCCACGCTGCCCGGTCTGCGTGAGAGCGACCGGCAGGCGCTGCTGCGGGCGACGGCCAAGGTGGAGACCGCCGCCGGTGAGCAGGCGGGCGCGAGCTCCCGGCTGTCGGTGACCTTCGAGTCGGAGGGCGGTGTCTTCGCCGATGTCGACCGGGCGATCTCCGAGCGGCGCCGGCTGTGGATCCGCTACTACTCGCCCGCCCGTGACGAACTCAGCGAGCGCGAGATCGACCCGATCCGCCTGGTCAGCGTCGGCCACACCTATGTCGAGGCCTGGTGCCGCCGCTCCGAGGCGCGCCGCACCTTCCGGCTCGACCGGGTCGCCGAGATCAAGATCCTCGACGAGCCGTCCGCGCCGCCCGAGATCGAGCTGCGGGACCTGTCCGAGGCGCTGGTGCAGCCGGCCGCCGAGGACCCGGAGGTCGTCGTCGAGGTGGGCCCGGGCGGTCGCTGGGTCGCCGAGTACTACCCGCACGACAGTGCGGATGAGCTTCCGGACGGCGGGCTGCGTATTACCCTGCGCACCCCCGACCCGGCCTCCCTGCGCCGGCTGGCGCTGCGGCTCGGCCGGGACGGCCGCATCGTCTCGCCGAGCGGGCTGGCCGACAGCGCCCGGCAGGCGGCTCGCGAGGCGCTGGCGGCGTACGACGGGGTCGAGGTGCGGGACGACGTGCGGTACGACAGGCAGGAGCAGGGGCTTTGA
- a CDS encoding helix-turn-helix transcriptional regulator, whose translation MAIAKAERLMNLALCLLGTRRPLSKRELRESIEAYLEANSDDSFNRMFERDKDDLRELGLVIETVENLDGEVGYLARRDSNRLPPITLDAEEAAALGLAAKVWQQARLAGAASGALQKLRAAGLPEDVDPYEAHGALEPRIPVHEAAFEPLMLACRDRRPVVFDYRKATAAHPETRHVEPWALECWRGHWYLAGWDRDRGAERVFRLSRITGKVRSRGSSFTAPVPDVVTVRETVASWAGETADRSALIRLRTDAGYPLRAKATAVRELGDGWDELEIPYGHGLDAWLVEFGPDVVVLEPAELRADVVDRLRAVAKG comes from the coding sequence ATGGCCATTGCCAAGGCCGAGCGGCTGATGAACCTGGCGCTGTGTCTGCTGGGGACGCGCAGGCCGCTCAGCAAGCGTGAGCTCCGCGAGTCCATCGAGGCCTACCTCGAAGCCAACAGCGACGACTCCTTCAACCGGATGTTCGAGCGCGACAAGGACGATCTGCGCGAACTCGGGCTCGTCATCGAGACCGTGGAGAACCTCGACGGCGAGGTCGGCTATCTCGCCCGCCGGGACAGCAACCGGCTGCCGCCCATCACCCTCGACGCCGAGGAGGCCGCGGCCCTGGGCCTGGCCGCCAAGGTGTGGCAGCAGGCCCGCCTCGCGGGCGCGGCCAGCGGCGCCCTGCAGAAGCTGCGCGCGGCCGGACTGCCGGAGGACGTCGACCCGTACGAGGCGCACGGCGCCCTGGAGCCCCGTATCCCCGTGCACGAGGCGGCGTTCGAGCCGCTGATGCTGGCCTGCCGCGACCGCCGCCCGGTCGTCTTCGACTATCGCAAGGCCACCGCCGCCCACCCCGAGACCCGGCATGTGGAGCCGTGGGCCCTGGAGTGCTGGCGCGGCCACTGGTATCTGGCGGGCTGGGACCGCGACCGGGGTGCCGAGCGGGTCTTCCGGCTGTCGCGGATCACCGGCAAGGTGCGCTCGCGCGGCAGCAGCTTCACCGCGCCGGTGCCCGACGTCGTCACCGTCCGTGAGACCGTCGCGAGCTGGGCCGGGGAGACCGCCGACCGCAGCGCGCTGATCAGGCTGCGCACGGACGCCGGTTACCCCTTGCGGGCGAAGGCCACCGCGGTGCGGGAACTCGGGGACGGCTGGGACGAGTTGGAGATCCCGTACGGCCACGGGCTGGACGCCTGGCTGGTGGAGTTCGGTCCTGACGTGGTCGTCCTGGAGCCCGCCGAGCTGCGGGCCGATGTGGTGGACCGGCTACGTGCCGTGGCCAAGGGCTGA
- a CDS encoding FKBP-type peptidyl-prolyl cis-trans isomerase — translation MSIDKPEIDFPGGEPPADLEIKDIWEGDGEVAQAGQNVTVHYVGVAFSTGEEFDASWNRGTPFKFPLGGGRVIKGWDRGVQGMKVGGRRQLTIPAHLAYGNQSPTPAIKPGETLIFVVDLIAV, via the coding sequence GTGAGCATCGACAAGCCCGAGATCGACTTCCCGGGCGGCGAGCCCCCGGCGGACCTCGAGATCAAGGACATCTGGGAGGGCGACGGCGAGGTCGCGCAGGCCGGTCAGAACGTGACCGTGCACTACGTGGGTGTCGCCTTCAGCACCGGCGAGGAGTTCGACGCCAGCTGGAACCGCGGTACGCCGTTCAAGTTCCCGCTCGGTGGCGGCCGCGTCATCAAGGGCTGGGACCGGGGCGTGCAGGGCATGAAGGTCGGTGGCCGTCGCCAGCTGACCATCCCGGCGCACCTCGCCTACGGCAACCAGAGCCCGACCCCGGCGATCAAGCCAGGCGAGACGCTGATCTTCGTGGTCGACCTGATCGCCGTCTGA
- a CDS encoding FKBP-type peptidyl-prolyl cis-trans isomerase has protein sequence MRRRSLLIAVPAGMATLAACGDEDSDSSKASESASPSPSASETSAAPAPKIVDGPLPAITAGTKFGEKPTVAKGSGDPSDQVAVKTVIAGGGQTVAENDYIQANYLGQIWDTAKVFDNSYDRKTPLVIQLAQGSIIDSWRYALAGKKVGSRVLMSTAPTWGYGKQGNSQAGIKGTDTLVFVVDIEGTFNAKSSAKGKTVAQDDGKLPKVSTNTDGKAPTIDVPKADAPTKLVAEYVIEGDGDEVKAENTVLVQYKGVLWDTGKEFDSTYSRKSLTSFSLQQVVKGWAQGLTGKKVGSRVLIVIPPKLGYGDNPPAGSGISKDSTLVFTVDILAKM, from the coding sequence GTGCGCCGACGCTCACTTCTCATTGCCGTACCCGCTGGAATGGCCACACTCGCCGCGTGCGGTGACGAGGATTCCGACTCGAGCAAGGCGAGCGAGAGCGCGTCTCCGTCTCCCTCGGCGTCGGAGACGTCCGCCGCGCCGGCGCCGAAGATCGTCGACGGTCCGCTGCCGGCGATCACGGCGGGGACCAAGTTCGGTGAGAAGCCGACGGTCGCCAAGGGCAGCGGTGACCCGTCGGACCAGGTCGCGGTGAAGACGGTGATCGCGGGAGGCGGCCAGACGGTCGCGGAGAACGACTACATCCAGGCGAACTACCTGGGTCAGATCTGGGACACGGCGAAGGTCTTCGACAACTCCTACGACCGCAAGACGCCGCTGGTGATCCAGCTCGCCCAGGGCTCGATCATCGACAGCTGGCGCTATGCGCTGGCGGGCAAGAAGGTCGGCAGCCGGGTGCTGATGTCCACGGCGCCGACGTGGGGGTACGGCAAGCAGGGCAACTCGCAGGCCGGTATCAAGGGCACCGACACGCTGGTCTTCGTGGTCGACATCGAGGGCACGTTCAACGCCAAGAGCTCGGCCAAGGGCAAGACGGTCGCCCAGGACGACGGCAAGCTGCCGAAGGTGAGCACCAACACCGACGGCAAGGCGCCGACCATCGACGTGCCCAAGGCGGACGCGCCGACCAAGCTGGTCGCGGAGTACGTGATCGAGGGCGACGGCGACGAGGTCAAGGCGGAGAACACCGTGCTCGTCCAGTACAAGGGCGTGCTGTGGGACACCGGCAAGGAGTTCGACTCGACGTACAGCCGCAAGTCGCTGACGTCGTTCTCGTTGCAGCAGGTCGTCAAGGGGTGGGCGCAGGGTCTGACCGGCAAGAAGGTCGGCAGCCGCGTCCTGATCGTGATCCCGCCGAAGCTGGGCTACGGCGACAACCCGCCGGCCGGCAGCGGCATCTCCAAGGACTCGACACTCGTCTTCACCGTGGACATCCTCGCGAAGATGTGA
- the pafA gene encoding Pup--protein ligase gives MDRRIFGLENEYGVTCTFRGQRRLSPDEVARYLFRRVVSWGRSSNVFLRNGARLYLDVGSHPEYATPECDNVTELVTHDKAGERILEGLLVDAERRLHEEGIAGDVYLFKNNTDSAGNSYGCHENYLVARHGEFSRLADILIPFLVTRQLLCGAGKVLQTPRGAVYCVSQRAEHIWEGVSSATTRSRPIINTRDEPHADAERYRRLHVIVGDSNMSETTMLLKVGATDLVLRMIEAGTVMRDLTLENPIRAIREVSHDITGRRKVRLASGREASALEVQREYYEKAVDFCERRGIRTGTVEQVLELWGRTLDAIEAEDLDRIGTEIDWVMKYKLIERYRAKNNMTMSHPRVAQIDLAYHDIHRRRGLYYLLERKGQAARICNDLKIFEGKSVPPQTTRARLRGDFIRRAQEQRRDFTVDWVHLKLNDQAQRTVLCKDPFRSVDDRVEKLIAGM, from the coding sequence ATGGACCGCCGCATTTTCGGGCTGGAGAACGAGTACGGCGTCACATGTACGTTCAGGGGACAGCGACGCCTGTCTCCCGACGAGGTGGCGCGGTACCTCTTCCGCCGTGTCGTGTCATGGGGCCGCAGCAGCAACGTCTTTCTGCGAAACGGCGCCCGCCTCTATCTCGATGTCGGGTCACATCCGGAATACGCGACTCCCGAATGTGACAACGTGACGGAACTGGTCACGCACGACAAAGCGGGCGAGCGCATTCTCGAAGGACTCCTGGTGGACGCCGAACGACGCCTGCACGAGGAAGGAATCGCGGGCGACGTCTACCTCTTCAAGAACAACACCGACTCGGCCGGCAACTCCTACGGCTGCCACGAGAACTACCTCGTCGCGCGCCACGGGGAGTTCTCCCGGCTCGCGGACATCCTCATTCCGTTCCTGGTGACCCGCCAGCTTCTGTGCGGTGCGGGCAAGGTGCTGCAGACGCCGCGCGGTGCCGTGTACTGCGTGAGTCAGCGGGCGGAGCACATCTGGGAGGGCGTCTCCTCGGCGACGACCCGTTCGCGCCCGATCATCAACACGCGTGACGAACCGCACGCGGACGCCGAGCGTTACCGTCGTCTCCATGTCATCGTGGGCGACTCGAACATGTCCGAGACGACCATGCTGCTGAAGGTCGGGGCGACCGACCTGGTGCTGCGCATGATCGAGGCGGGCACCGTGATGCGTGACCTGACGCTGGAGAACCCGATCCGGGCGATCCGTGAGGTCAGCCATGACATCACCGGCCGGCGCAAGGTGCGTCTGGCCAGCGGCCGGGAGGCCTCCGCGCTGGAGGTGCAGCGCGAGTACTACGAGAAGGCCGTGGACTTCTGTGAGCGCCGCGGTATTCGTACGGGCACCGTCGAGCAGGTCCTGGAGCTGTGGGGCCGCACGCTGGACGCGATCGAGGCCGAGGACCTCGACCGGATCGGTACCGAGATCGACTGGGTGATGAAGTACAAGCTCATCGAGCGGTACCGGGCCAAGAACAACATGACCATGTCGCATCCGCGGGTCGCGCAGATAGACCTCGCGTATCACGACATCCACCGTCGTCGCGGGCTGTACTACCTTCTGGAGCGGAAGGGGCAAGCGGCGCGTATCTGCAACGACTTGAAGATCTTCGAGGGCAAGTCCGTGCCCCCGCAGACCACTCGGGCCCGTCTTCGCGGTGACTTCATCCGCCGGGCCCAGGAACAGCGCCGGGACTTCACGGTCGACTGGGTCCATCTCAAGCTGAACGACCAGGCGCAGCGCACGGTGTTGTGCAAGGACCCGTTCCGTTCGGTGGACGACCGGGTGGAGAAGCTGATCGCCGGTATGTGA